One Mesorhizobium sp. J428 DNA segment encodes these proteins:
- a CDS encoding ABC transporter ATP-binding protein: protein MGIAMLGDTLTQAGTVAVQLNSVGVQFVTDRGTVTALQDINLMVRKGGFVTLLGPSGCGKSTLLRVVADIIKPTSGTASVFDKSASQARLNRDIGFVFQDAALLPWRSVLDNVMLPLEVGGGIPKNRAGDPRELLRLVGLEGWENALPHELSGGMRQRVSIARALISEPRLLLMDEPFGALDEITRDRLNEELLRIWERTGTTILFVTHSLYEAAFLGQDVLLLAARPGRVREKVAVELPVPRKLAMRDTPTFTDTIARLRNILETC from the coding sequence ATGGGAATCGCTATGCTTGGCGACACCCTCACCCAAGCTGGAACCGTGGCAGTCCAGCTCAACAGCGTGGGTGTCCAGTTCGTCACCGATCGTGGAACGGTGACGGCGCTGCAGGATATAAACCTGATGGTCCGGAAGGGTGGCTTCGTCACCCTTCTCGGCCCGTCCGGCTGCGGCAAGTCCACCTTGCTGCGCGTGGTGGCCGACATCATCAAGCCGACGTCGGGAACGGCGAGCGTCTTCGACAAGTCGGCTTCGCAAGCGCGGCTGAACAGGGATATCGGTTTCGTCTTCCAGGACGCGGCACTGCTGCCGTGGCGCAGCGTGCTCGACAATGTCATGCTTCCCCTCGAAGTGGGCGGAGGCATTCCGAAGAACCGTGCCGGCGACCCACGCGAACTGCTCAGGCTGGTCGGCCTGGAAGGATGGGAAAACGCGCTGCCGCACGAACTTTCGGGCGGTATGCGCCAGCGCGTTTCGATCGCGCGCGCGCTGATCTCGGAGCCGCGCCTGCTGTTGATGGACGAGCCGTTCGGTGCGCTGGACGAGATCACGCGCGACCGCCTGAACGAGGAGCTGCTCAGAATCTGGGAGCGCACCGGCACGACGATCCTGTTCGTCACGCACTCGCTCTACGAGGCCGCTTTCCTCGGCCAGGACGTCCTGTTGCTTGCCGCCCGTCCGGGGCGCGTGCGCGAGAAGGTGGCGGTCGAGCTTCCCGTGCCGCGCAAGCTGGCGATGCGGGATACTCCGACCTTCACGGACACCATCGCCCGGCTGCGCAACATTCTGGAGACCTGCTAG
- a CDS encoding hydantoinase/oxoprolinase family protein, which yields MTRYSLAVDIGGTFTDAVLLADDGRTFVDKTLTTHGNLLEGFFRGVDLVMGRAGIAPPDVNDVVVHATTVVTNALIERKGPPVGLILTKGFTDILYIRDEHRYDMYDPQIEFAEPLIPRERTWALDERVLADGSVEKTAKEAEIAAIARDCKARGIQSVAVSLINAYRNGVNEALVADVFAREAPEIFVSLSSEIAPQMREYLRTSTVAINAYTVPITRPYLDALIKELDRQGFSQQPLIMLSNGGVIGAGRAGTLPVRMIESGPAAGALVACYFSRMFGIPDLISFDMGGTTAKACMIQNHEPLVTGTFEVDRRYRFKPGSGMPITVPSIDMIEIGAGGGSIAWVDDLGLLRTGPESAGSIPGPVSYRRGGTEPCVTDADVVLGILDPDRFLGGDMKLDAAGAKAAIAKLGGKIGLTAEQTAWGIYEVVCEQMAAATRTHATERGVDYRGLPMLAFGGAGPVHACLVADLIESKQVIYPPLASVLSAFGTLVTPAQIDLVRSQLGLIDRLDPAEARELVGQMTTEGTAALTEAGLAPSDIDFVFGADLRYFGQQSELRIELPFDPRETLDGDTMREIFDREYVTQYGLKLDMPLELVNWHVTARGRLPERAAATVAKGGSKPAPRSRTVHLRGKPVETAVYSRTELMDDDVIAGPVIVEERETTIFVLPGWTIRLHANGSLIADKMTEH from the coding sequence ATGACCAGATATTCCCTCGCCGTCGACATCGGAGGCACCTTCACCGATGCCGTCCTTCTCGCCGACGACGGCCGCACTTTCGTCGACAAGACGCTGACCACCCACGGCAACCTGCTCGAAGGCTTCTTCCGCGGCGTCGATCTGGTCATGGGCCGCGCCGGCATCGCGCCGCCGGACGTCAACGATGTCGTCGTTCACGCCACCACGGTCGTCACCAACGCGCTGATCGAGCGCAAGGGGCCGCCGGTCGGGCTGATCCTGACCAAGGGCTTCACCGACATCCTCTACATCCGCGACGAACATCGCTACGACATGTACGATCCGCAGATCGAGTTCGCCGAGCCGCTGATCCCGCGCGAGCGCACCTGGGCGCTGGACGAGCGCGTATTGGCCGACGGCTCGGTCGAAAAGACGGCGAAGGAAGCTGAGATCGCGGCCATCGCCCGCGACTGCAAGGCGCGCGGCATCCAGTCGGTCGCCGTCAGCCTGATCAACGCCTATCGCAACGGCGTCAACGAGGCGCTGGTCGCCGACGTCTTCGCCCGCGAGGCGCCGGAGATCTTCGTCTCGCTGTCGTCGGAGATCGCGCCGCAGATGCGCGAATACCTGCGCACCTCCACCGTCGCGATCAACGCCTACACCGTGCCGATCACGCGGCCCTATCTCGACGCGCTGATCAAGGAGTTGGACCGCCAGGGCTTCTCGCAGCAGCCGCTGATCATGCTCTCCAACGGCGGCGTCATCGGCGCCGGCCGCGCCGGAACGCTGCCGGTGCGCATGATCGAGAGCGGCCCCGCCGCCGGCGCGCTGGTCGCCTGCTACTTCTCGCGCATGTTCGGCATTCCGGACCTGATCTCCTTCGACATGGGGGGCACAACGGCAAAGGCCTGCATGATCCAGAATCACGAGCCGCTGGTGACCGGCACCTTCGAGGTCGACCGCCGCTACCGCTTCAAGCCGGGCTCCGGTATGCCGATCACGGTGCCATCGATCGACATGATCGAGATCGGCGCCGGCGGCGGCTCGATCGCTTGGGTCGACGATCTTGGCCTGCTGCGCACCGGGCCGGAGAGCGCCGGCTCGATCCCGGGCCCCGTCAGCTACCGGCGCGGCGGCACCGAGCCCTGCGTGACCGATGCCGACGTGGTGCTCGGCATTCTCGATCCGGACCGGTTCCTCGGCGGCGACATGAAGCTGGACGCGGCAGGCGCCAAGGCCGCGATCGCGAAGCTTGGCGGGAAGATCGGTCTGACGGCCGAGCAGACCGCATGGGGCATCTACGAGGTTGTCTGCGAGCAGATGGCTGCGGCGACGCGCACCCATGCGACCGAGCGCGGCGTCGACTATCGCGGCCTGCCGATGCTGGCCTTCGGCGGCGCGGGGCCGGTCCATGCCTGCCTCGTCGCCGACCTGATCGAATCGAAGCAGGTGATCTATCCGCCGCTGGCCTCGGTTCTCTCGGCCTTCGGCACGCTGGTGACTCCCGCGCAGATCGACCTGGTGCGCAGTCAGTTGGGCTTGATCGACCGGCTCGACCCGGCCGAGGCGCGCGAACTCGTCGGCCAGATGACGACCGAAGGCACGGCGGCGCTGACCGAGGCCGGCCTCGCGCCTTCCGACATCGACTTCGTCTTCGGCGCCGACCTGCGCTACTTCGGCCAGCAGTCCGAGCTTCGCATCGAGCTGCCGTTCGACCCGCGCGAGACGCTCGACGGCGATACGATGCGCGAGATCTTCGACCGCGAATACGTGACGCAATACGGCCTCAAGCTCGACATGCCGCTGGAGCTGGTCAACTGGCACGTCACGGCACGCGGGCGCCTCCCGGAACGGGCGGCCGCGACCGTCGCCAAGGGCGGCAGCAAACCGGCGCCGCGCAGCCGCACCGTCCACCTCCGCGGCAAACCGGTGGAGACCGCGGTCTATTCCCGCACCGAACTGATGGACGACGATGTGATCGCGGGTCCGGTGATCGTCGAGGAACGCGAGACCACCATCTTCGTCCTGCCCGGCTGGACGATCCGACTGCACGCAAACGGCAGCCTGATTGCCGACAAGATGACGGAGCACTGA
- a CDS encoding IclR family transcriptional regulator — MTVELDKSVNQSTQMAFMIIEVMAEIGQPVGLSDLARRIGVSKVRVFRFLRTLLSLGYVLQDPETEKYRLSYKLYHLGQALADSTDILREARPVMVELRDATGFTVSFSQMEQGGMRILDMVRTEQPVVIVTRPGALLDFHASAQGKIALAFGGAKLAGTALRQWTSETSTDRSAVEAEVAEVRTRGWADAPNQTLQGVTAVSAPVFDMTGDFVATLTIAGPTNTIGTPPDPRYVEALTAAARKISRNLGNTDQMT, encoded by the coding sequence ATGACGGTAGAGCTCGACAAATCGGTCAACCAGTCCACCCAGATGGCCTTCATGATCATCGAGGTGATGGCGGAGATCGGGCAGCCCGTGGGCCTGTCCGACCTCGCGCGCCGGATCGGCGTGTCGAAGGTGCGCGTCTTCCGTTTCCTGCGCACGCTGCTCTCGCTCGGCTATGTGCTGCAGGACCCGGAGACCGAGAAATACCGGCTCTCCTACAAGCTCTACCATCTCGGCCAGGCGCTGGCCGACTCGACCGACATCCTGCGCGAGGCGCGGCCCGTCATGGTCGAACTGCGCGACGCGACCGGCTTCACCGTCTCCTTCTCGCAGATGGAACAGGGCGGCATGCGCATCCTCGACATGGTGCGCACCGAGCAGCCCGTCGTGATCGTCACCCGCCCGGGCGCGCTGCTCGACTTTCACGCCTCGGCGCAGGGCAAGATCGCGCTCGCCTTCGGCGGCGCGAAGCTCGCCGGGACTGCACTTCGCCAATGGACCAGCGAGACGTCGACCGACCGTTCCGCCGTCGAGGCGGAGGTGGCAGAGGTGCGGACACGGGGTTGGGCCGATGCGCCGAACCAGACCCTGCAGGGCGTCACCGCCGTCTCCGCGCCGGTCTTCGACATGACCGGCGATTTCGTCGCCACGCTGACGATCGCCGGACCCACCAACACCATCGGGACGCCGCCCGACCCTCGCTACGTCGAGGCGCTGACGGCAGCGGCCCGCAAGATCTCCCGGAATCTAGGCAATACGGATCAGATGACATGA
- a CDS encoding ABC transporter substrate-binding protein — MSIINGVSRRYLLKSGAVMGGALAMPYAFSRSAAAQSGTQTVNFQTSWLIGGNQLGEIVAKHLGYFEEEKLDLVITPGGPNIDGVAMVASGQAVVGQTSSSPSIMLARSQNIPISCFAVCGQKHPYSYFSLPSNPVRTPADMVGKRIGIQIAGGQVLLNSILRANGIPEDDIEVVPIGFDFVPLISGQVDAISGWATSIRSLKALGPDYITMGLWDNGVRLYALPYYATTETLETKDETLTAFLKAAARGWGYAYENPEKSVEIMIAQYPDMGFDLVNEIETAKVQLSYVFNERTKELGWGTMDPTIWQEQIKQQADLKQFTGAAPTVEMISTDAILKATEAVRPKLG; from the coding sequence ATGAGCATAATCAACGGCGTCAGCCGCCGCTACCTATTGAAATCCGGTGCCGTCATGGGTGGGGCACTGGCCATGCCCTATGCCTTCTCCAGGTCAGCGGCCGCGCAAAGCGGCACGCAGACCGTCAACTTCCAGACAAGCTGGCTGATCGGCGGAAACCAGCTGGGCGAAATCGTCGCCAAGCACCTCGGCTACTTCGAGGAGGAGAAGCTGGACCTCGTCATCACGCCCGGCGGCCCCAACATCGACGGGGTGGCCATGGTCGCGTCCGGACAGGCGGTCGTGGGGCAGACCTCGTCGAGCCCCTCCATCATGCTGGCCCGTTCGCAGAACATCCCCATCTCCTGCTTCGCGGTCTGCGGGCAGAAGCATCCATACAGCTATTTTTCCTTGCCGAGCAATCCGGTGCGCACCCCGGCAGACATGGTCGGCAAGCGCATCGGCATCCAGATCGCCGGCGGCCAGGTGCTGCTCAACAGCATCCTGCGGGCCAACGGCATCCCCGAAGACGACATCGAGGTCGTGCCGATCGGCTTCGATTTCGTGCCGCTCATCTCGGGTCAGGTCGACGCGATCTCCGGCTGGGCAACGAGCATCCGCAGCCTCAAGGCGCTGGGCCCCGACTACATCACCATGGGCCTGTGGGACAACGGCGTGCGGCTCTACGCGCTTCCCTATTACGCAACGACGGAGACGCTCGAAACCAAGGACGAGACGCTGACCGCGTTTCTGAAAGCCGCCGCCCGCGGCTGGGGCTATGCATACGAAAACCCGGAGAAGTCGGTCGAAATCATGATTGCACAGTATCCGGACATGGGGTTCGATCTTGTGAACGAGATAGAAACCGCGAAGGTCCAGCTCAGCTACGTCTTCAACGAACGGACGAAGGAGCTCGGCTGGGGCACGATGGATCCGACCATCTGGCAGGAGCAGATCAAGCAGCAGGCCGATCTCAAGCAGTTCACCGGCGCCGCGCCCACCGTCGAGATGATCTCGACCGACGCCATCCTGAAGGCGACCGAGGCCGTCCGCCCCAAGCTCGGCTGA
- a CDS encoding TRAP transporter large permease — MILYLAIFFAALIIGMPVALGLGMASLVYLLIEGHGHLLVAFPQRMIAGIDSFLLLTIPFFILAGNLMNAANLTQHIVKAAQFLVGRIKGGLAIVNVLANFMLSGPSGAATSEAAAVGGIMIPPMKRDGYDPAYAAALTATGSLLGPLIPPSLPLILFGVLTGTSIGDLFLAGIVPGLILGVLLLIYALWKGQRENHPVAPPVPKEERWSILHAAIPAVVMPVFIVVGIRTGIFTPTEAAGIACIYALITGVFVYRSLPWSKLKRCFYETATMSSGVMLVVAMASMTGFVLGIENLPQKIAALILGTTENPVLLVILLNVVLLILGLFLEPLAAMVLIMPVLNALSPTIGMDPVQLGVMVVLNLMIGMCTPPVGLVLFIVSSIARSPLQAVTRASLPMLGLCILVLVMVAAIPGLSLWIPGLFK; from the coding sequence ATGATCCTCTATCTCGCCATCTTCTTCGCGGCCCTGATCATCGGCATGCCGGTGGCGCTCGGCCTCGGCATGGCCTCGCTGGTCTACCTGCTGATCGAAGGCCACGGCCACCTGCTGGTCGCCTTCCCGCAACGCATGATCGCCGGCATCGACAGCTTCCTGCTGTTGACGATCCCGTTCTTCATCCTCGCCGGCAACCTGATGAATGCCGCCAACCTGACCCAGCACATCGTCAAGGCGGCACAGTTCCTCGTCGGCCGCATCAAGGGCGGGCTGGCCATCGTCAACGTGCTGGCGAACTTCATGCTCTCCGGCCCGTCGGGTGCCGCGACTTCCGAAGCGGCGGCCGTCGGCGGCATCATGATTCCGCCGATGAAGCGCGACGGCTACGACCCCGCCTATGCGGCAGCACTCACCGCGACCGGCTCGCTGCTCGGTCCGCTGATCCCGCCCTCGCTGCCGCTGATCCTCTTCGGCGTCTTGACCGGCACCTCGATCGGCGACCTGTTCCTCGCCGGCATCGTGCCGGGGCTGATCCTCGGCGTGCTGCTCCTGATCTACGCCTTGTGGAAGGGCCAGCGCGAGAACCATCCGGTCGCGCCCCCGGTGCCGAAGGAGGAACGCTGGAGCATCCTGCATGCGGCGATCCCCGCCGTGGTGATGCCCGTTTTCATCGTCGTCGGCATCCGCACCGGCATCTTCACCCCGACCGAGGCCGCGGGCATCGCCTGCATCTATGCGCTTATCACCGGCGTCTTCGTCTACCGCTCGCTGCCCTGGTCGAAGCTCAAGCGCTGCTTCTATGAAACCGCGACCATGTCGTCGGGCGTCATGCTCGTCGTAGCGATGGCGAGCATGACCGGCTTCGTGCTGGGCATCGAGAACCTGCCGCAGAAGATCGCAGCGCTGATCCTCGGCACGACGGAAAACCCCGTCCTGCTGGTGATCCTGCTCAACGTCGTGCTCTTGATCCTCGGCCTGTTCCTCGAGCCGTTGGCGGCGATGGTGCTGATCATGCCGGTGCTCAACGCGCTCTCGCCGACCATCGGCATGGACCCGGTGCAGCTCGGCGTCATGGTCGTGCTCAACCTGATGATCGGCATGTGCACCCCGCCGGTCGGCCTGGTGCTGTTCATCGTCTCCTCGATCGCCCGCAGCCCGCTGCAGGCGGTGACGCGGGCCTCGCTCCCCATGCTGGGATTGTGCATCCTCGTGCTTGTGATGGTCGCCGCGATCCCGGGCCTCTCGCTCTGGATTCCAGGCCTGTTCAAGTGA
- a CDS encoding ABC transporter permease produces the protein MANIVAGHNDASIPAQPVKDSQLAQHLAHQRRLRWRRRILPAIALVLLIALWEIAVPTFDIKSYVAPAPSAIAQVLHSKFGLLMSNLVPTAMEAIGGFLLGSAAAILIATAFVYRPTVEEAFFPIVVMINAVPIVAKAPVLVLLLGNGMAPKVIIAALICFFPTLVNMTRGLRSVSSQQMELMHVLSASPREIYFKVRLMNALPYLFSALKIAAAASVVGAIVGEWIGATRGIGALIIQATYAFDSPLLYATIAVGSAFSVAFFSLIAWAERRFLKWNVSNSN, from the coding sequence ATGGCCAACATCGTCGCAGGCCACAACGACGCCAGCATTCCGGCCCAGCCGGTGAAGGACTCGCAGCTTGCCCAGCACCTCGCGCACCAGCGCCGGCTGCGCTGGCGGCGGCGCATCCTCCCGGCCATCGCGCTCGTGCTGCTTATCGCGCTGTGGGAAATCGCGGTGCCGACCTTCGACATCAAGTCCTACGTGGCGCCGGCGCCGAGCGCGATAGCGCAGGTGCTGCATTCCAAGTTCGGCCTGCTCATGAGCAATCTGGTGCCGACGGCGATGGAGGCGATCGGCGGCTTCCTGCTCGGCAGCGCCGCCGCGATCCTGATCGCCACCGCCTTCGTCTACCGGCCGACGGTAGAGGAAGCGTTCTTCCCGATCGTCGTCATGATCAATGCCGTGCCGATCGTCGCAAAGGCTCCCGTGCTCGTGCTTCTGCTGGGCAACGGCATGGCGCCCAAGGTCATCATCGCGGCGCTGATCTGCTTCTTCCCGACCCTGGTCAACATGACGCGCGGCCTGCGGTCCGTCAGCTCGCAGCAGATGGAACTGATGCACGTGCTGTCGGCATCGCCGCGCGAGATCTATTTCAAGGTCCGCCTCATGAACGCCCTGCCGTACCTGTTCTCGGCCCTGAAGATCGCCGCGGCCGCGTCTGTGGTCGGCGCGATTGTGGGCGAGTGGATCGGCGCCACGCGCGGCATCGGTGCGCTGATCATCCAGGCGACCTATGCCTTCGACTCGCCGCTGCTTTATGCGACGATCGCTGTCGGCTCGGCCTTCTCGGTCGCCTTCTTCAGCCTCATCGCATGGGCGGAGCGTCGTTTCCTCAAATGGAACGTGTCCAACTCCAACTGA
- a CDS encoding TRAP transporter substrate-binding protein, whose protein sequence is MNIRSGIIAAIALLLPATAFAQDVTLKFGHAATSKHLFQDGLVMFADKVAAKTGGKVKIEVYGDRQLGDDKQLLEGVQLGTIDGALVSVPTIPLTLNSPVFDSLQLPFLVPSYDKMAEVLSSGVGQKLLDSLATTNIKGLGYIEAGQRHFLSRTKAVKTVADFAGLKTRIVPTPLHKAIWEAVGTAPIGMAFGEVFSALETGTIDAVEINLSSAFAESYYEAAKNATLTGHYFWPGVLMMGSAKFDGLTDEQKKAIVEAGHEVIAEHYALARDQEAEIAKKLEEKGVTVSKLEDLAEMQAKTKPVLDAWVAKDPLIQEFVSAVQKTN, encoded by the coding sequence ATGAACATTCGCAGCGGCATCATCGCCGCCATTGCACTGTTGCTGCCGGCCACGGCCTTCGCACAGGACGTCACCCTGAAATTCGGCCATGCCGCGACGTCGAAACACCTGTTCCAGGACGGGCTTGTGATGTTCGCCGACAAGGTCGCGGCCAAGACCGGCGGCAAGGTCAAGATCGAGGTCTACGGCGACCGCCAGCTCGGCGACGACAAGCAGCTCCTCGAGGGGGTGCAGCTCGGCACGATCGACGGCGCGCTGGTTTCGGTCCCGACGATCCCGCTGACGCTCAACTCGCCGGTCTTCGATTCGCTGCAGCTGCCGTTCCTGGTGCCGAGCTACGACAAGATGGCGGAGGTGCTGTCTTCGGGCGTCGGCCAGAAGCTGCTCGACTCGCTCGCCACCACCAACATCAAGGGCCTCGGCTATATCGAGGCCGGCCAGCGCCACTTCCTGTCGCGCACCAAGGCGGTCAAGACCGTCGCCGATTTCGCGGGCCTCAAGACCCGTATCGTCCCCACTCCGCTGCACAAGGCGATCTGGGAGGCTGTCGGCACCGCGCCGATCGGCATGGCCTTCGGCGAGGTCTTCTCGGCGCTCGAGACCGGCACGATCGACGCGGTCGAGATCAACCTCTCGTCGGCCTTCGCCGAGAGCTATTACGAGGCGGCCAAGAACGCGACGCTGACCGGCCACTACTTCTGGCCGGGTGTGCTGATGATGGGCTCGGCCAAGTTCGACGGCCTGACCGACGAGCAGAAGAAGGCGATCGTCGAGGCCGGCCACGAGGTCATCGCCGAGCACTACGCGCTCGCCCGCGACCAGGAGGCCGAGATCGCCAAGAAGCTCGAGGAGAAGGGCGTCACGGTCTCGAAGCTCGAGGACCTCGCCGAGATGCAGGCGAAGACCAAGCCCGTGCTCGACGCCTGGGTCGCCAAGGATCCGCTGATCCAGGAATTCGTCAGCGCGGTCCAGAAGACCAACTGA
- a CDS encoding LysR family transcriptional regulator, producing the protein MHAPVLRYLDEVVRQGSIRRAASQLNVASSAVNRQILKLEAEIGVKLFERVGKRLVLTPAGERLTLHVRKTISEWDNALSEIKAISGESSAEVAILALPAFLEKIVPAAIEEITAHFPKMRFNIFSTSPIDTVREMRSERHDIALLFANHHFRRYRLADRIDSSLGVVMGPEHPLATARQIALADCAEYPLILLNDPWELDATSEMEFVRNNAPFGSRIVTNSFNVMKEMLKRNLGIGFFAPIGFIDELLSRELVYVPFKSPDASGSTGLFVHEERAQEPHIKLFVATLNRRFATTQERIDALLHRGAEVKHRTTSAKRT; encoded by the coding sequence GTGCACGCGCCTGTACTACGCTACCTCGACGAAGTCGTCCGGCAGGGATCCATCCGCAGGGCTGCCAGCCAGCTCAACGTCGCATCGTCGGCGGTGAACCGGCAGATCCTGAAACTGGAAGCGGAGATCGGCGTGAAGCTCTTCGAGCGCGTCGGCAAGCGCCTGGTTCTCACCCCTGCCGGCGAGAGGCTGACCTTGCATGTGCGCAAGACGATTTCCGAATGGGATAACGCGCTGAGCGAGATCAAGGCGATCTCGGGAGAGAGTTCCGCGGAGGTCGCGATCCTTGCCCTCCCCGCCTTCCTGGAGAAGATCGTGCCGGCGGCGATCGAGGAGATCACCGCGCACTTCCCCAAGATGCGGTTCAACATATTCTCGACCAGCCCGATCGACACCGTCCGGGAGATGAGGTCGGAACGCCATGATATCGCGCTGCTGTTCGCGAACCATCACTTCCGGCGCTACCGGCTCGCCGACCGGATAGACAGCAGCCTGGGCGTCGTCATGGGCCCGGAGCATCCTCTGGCGACCGCCAGGCAGATCGCCCTCGCCGACTGCGCCGAGTATCCCCTGATCCTGCTCAACGATCCGTGGGAGTTGGACGCGACCTCGGAGATGGAATTCGTGCGGAACAATGCGCCGTTCGGATCGCGCATCGTCACCAACTCTTTCAACGTCATGAAGGAGATGCTGAAGCGCAATCTTGGCATCGGCTTCTTCGCACCGATCGGCTTCATCGACGAACTGCTCAGCCGCGAGCTTGTCTATGTGCCGTTCAAGAGCCCGGACGCCTCGGGCAGCACCGGTCTCTTCGTGCATGAGGAGCGGGCGCAGGAGCCGCACATCAAGCTTTTCGTCGCGACCCTCAATCGGCGCTTCGCAACCACGCAGGAACGCATCGACGCGCTGTTGCATCGCGGTGCCGAGGTAAAACATCGTACCACATCGGCCAAGCGGACTTGA
- a CDS encoding TRAP transporter small permease yields MLALRRYFDAVVSTILIWMLIVLLAVMTLQIVLRYGFSTSLIWAEEVCRYLLVWVSFLAAVLAYERGEIASVPMLRDALPPNAGLVLAIVANLLGIVLLSVLVWYGFVYASRLGSSPIPAMKFLLGDLFGPDFPVPRVYWVYIALPVGLALFALRLAMDIVLYARMIGTGARASDLRLATEIEAH; encoded by the coding sequence ATGCTCGCCTTGCGACGCTATTTCGACGCGGTGGTGTCCACGATCCTGATCTGGATGCTGATCGTGCTTCTCGCGGTGATGACGCTGCAGATCGTGCTGCGGTACGGTTTCTCCACCTCGCTGATCTGGGCCGAGGAAGTCTGCCGCTACCTGCTGGTCTGGGTCTCGTTCCTGGCGGCCGTGCTCGCCTATGAGCGGGGCGAGATCGCCAGCGTGCCGATGCTGCGCGATGCGCTGCCGCCCAATGCCGGCCTGGTGCTCGCGATCGTCGCCAACCTGCTTGGCATCGTCCTGCTCTCGGTGCTGGTCTGGTATGGCTTCGTCTACGCCAGCCGCCTCGGCTCCTCGCCGATCCCGGCGATGAAATTCCTGCTCGGCGACCTGTTCGGCCCGGATTTCCCGGTCCCCAGGGTCTATTGGGTCTACATCGCTCTGCCGGTCGGGCTCGCGCTGTTCGCCCTGCGGCTCGCCATGGACATTGTCCTCTATGCCCGCATGATCGGCACCGGCGCACGCGCCTCCGACCTCAGGCTCGCAACCGAGATCGAGGCGCACTGA